TCGCTTCACGGGAATACAGTTGCTGGTCGTCGAGACCGTGCAACGCCGCACGGTGATGGCTGAACTGCCCGTCGTACAAGGCATGCAGGGCGGCACCGCGCAGCAGTTTGACGCGGTAGCCATGTTCGATCGCCCGACCATCGCAGAAGGCTTGCAGCAGTTGCTCTTCGGCTTCGCTGCGAGCAAATAGATAAGAGCCGTTGCGCTTGAGCTGCAGGCCGGCGACTTGCGCCCAGTGGCCCCAGATCTCGCGACTGGCTTGGGCCAGTTGCAGCATTTGCCCGGGTGGCTGGCCGGTGATCAGGGCCTGGCCGAAATTGCGCACTGAGGCGCCAAGGGGCGTGGCAGTGCGTTCGAAGACGCGGACCTTGAGACCGCGTTTGGCCGCAGCGTAGGCATGGGACAGGCCGAGGATGCCGGCGCCAATGATCAGCAGGTCGTTGTGGTGGGTCATGTAGTTTTTGTCCCAAATTCAGGACCTTTTTCGCTGGCAAGCCAGCTCCTACAGGGGTTTGCATATTCCAGAAAAATTGCACACGACGCAAAACCCGTAGGACCTGCCTTGCCAGCGATGAGGCCCTATCAGCCAATAGAGAGTTTACTTGGCAGCCACTTTCTCGGACTTGCCGTCATAACGCTTGCGCCATTCGCTGAGGATCTCGTCGCGATTCTTCGAGGCCCAGGCGAAGTCGTTCTTGATCAGGCGCTGCTCGTAGTCAGCCGGCAGTTCGGTCTGCGGCTTGGCAATCCCCGGTTGGGCAAGCACCGCGAAGTTCTCTTTGTAAAGCTCCATCGCCGCGGGGCTGGCGGAGAAGTCGGCCAGTTTCTTCGCCGCCTCTTCATGAGCGGTACCCTTGATCACGGCGGTGGCTTCGATCTCCCAACCCAGGCCTTCTTTCGGCAGGATGATGTCCAGCGGCGCGCCTTGGCGCTTGAGTTGCACGGCCGGGTATTCGAAGGAAATGCCGATCGGGAATTCGCCGGCAGCCGCCAGCTTGCACGGTTTGGAGCCGGAGTGAACGTACTGGCCGATGTTCTGATGCAGGTCATCCATATACTGCCAGCCCTGCTTCTCGCCGAAGGTCTGCAGCCAGGCGCTGACGTCGAGGAAACCGGTACCGGACGACGCCGGGTTCGGCATGACGATCTTGCCCTTGTACTCGGGTTTGGTCAGGTCCTGCCAGCTCACCGGTTTGCTCAGGCCCTGCTTCTCGGCTTCGACGGTGTTGAAGCAGATAGTCGCAGCCCAGACGTCCATGCCGACCCAGGCTGGCGGGTTGGCGGCGTCGCGGTAGTTCGCGCCGATCTTGCCCAGGTCCTTGGGCGCGTAGCTTTGCAGCATGCCTTGCTGATCGAGGATCGCCAGGCTGGACGCTGCCAGACCCCAGACCGCATCCGCCTGTGGTCGGGCTTTTTCAGCGAGCAACTTGGCGGTGATGATCCCAGTGGAGTCACGCACCCACTTGATCTCGACGTCCGGGTTGGCCGCTTCGAAAGCCTGCTTGTAGGTCTTCAGTTGCTCGGCTTCCAGCGCGGTGTAGACAGTCAGCTCGGTTTTCGCAGCGAACGCATTGAAGCTGAAAGCGGTGAGGACAGCAGCGGCTAGAGCCAGGGGCTTGAACATGGTGCGGTTCCTTTTGAGTGCGAAGCAGGGGTTGAGGAAATCAGTGGCCGGGCGCGGTCAGCCGCCAGGCCTGGGAGCGGCGCAGCAAACCGCGCGAAGCACAGGCCAGGAGCAGGGACACGCCCACCGAAGTGATCAGGATCAAAGTCGACATGGCGGCAGCTCCGCCGACGTTGCCGGCGTCGTCCATGTTCAGCACCGCTACCGCCGCGAGGATAGTGTCGGGGCTGTAGAGGAAGATCGCTGCGGAAACGGTGGTCATCGCCGAGACGAACAGGTAGCGCACGATGTCCAGCAGCGCCGGCAGGCAAATCGGCAGCGTGACGCGCCAGTAGTGGCGATACAGCGGGGCCTTGAGCGACAGCGCGGCGGCTTCGAATTCCGCATCGAGCTGACGCAGAGCGGTGGTCGCGGTCATCTGTGCGGTGGTCAAGTAGTGGGCAATGGTGCACACCACCAACAGGGTCATGGTCCCGTAGAGCACATGCAGCGGGTTGCCGTTGAGGTTGAAGAAAAAGACGTAGCCCAGGCCCAGCACCAGACCCGGCACTGCCATCGGCACGAAACTGAGCATACGCAAGGCCAGGTTCAAGCCGCGTTGGCCCTTGGTTTTTTCCATCAGGTAGGCACCGGTGAAAATCACCACGCTACCAATCAACGCCGTGCACAAGGCCATCTTCACGCTGTTGCCGTAGGCCAGCCAGCCGCCGCCGGCGGTGTCGCCAAATTGGTAGTGCTTCAACGACAGCGACAGGTTGTAGGGCCAGAACTTGACCAGCGACGAATACACCGCCATGCCGAACACCAACAGCAGTACCGCACAGATCAACAGCACCACCGCCAGGTAGCAGCTATCCCGCAAGCGCGAGGGTGTCGGCTGGAACACCTGGGCCCGACCGCTCATGGAATCACCATGACGACGGCGCAACCAGGCATCAACGGCGAAGCTGAACAGCGCCGGCAGCAACAGCACCATGCCGATCAAGGCACCACGGCCGAATTGCTGCTGGCCGACCACCGCCTTGTAGGCTTCCAGCGCCAGCACCTGATAGTCGCCACCGACCACCACCGGCACACCAAAATCAGTGATGGTCAGGGTGAACACCAGGCAGAACGCGGCGAACACCGCCTGACGCGTCGCCGGCCAGGTGATACTGCGAAACGCCTTGGCCGGACTGGCGCCCATGCTCGAGGCGGCATCGAACAGCCGTGCATCGGCCAGGGACAGCGCCGAGAGCAGGATCATCAAGGCATGGGGAAAGGTGTAGATGACCTCGCCGAGGACAATACCCCAGAAGCCATAGATGTTGTCCGAGAACAGCCCGCGCAACAGACCCTGGTTGCCGAACAGGTAGACCAGCGCGATCCCGGGCAGCATCGACGGCGCCATCAATGGCAGCAACGACAGGCCACGCCAGACCGCCTTGCCGGGAATCAGCGTGCGTTGCAAGGCGTAGGCAAACAGGTAGGCCAGCGGTACGACGATGGCGGCGACGCTGAACGCGACCTTCAGACTGTTACCGAGCAACCAGTGAAAGTTGGCACTGCTCAGCAGTTCCCGGGCCGCGACCCAGCCACCGCCCTGCCCTGCATCGTTACTGAAACCACGCCAGAAGATCGCCAGCAGCGGCATCAACACCGCAACGCCGAGCAAACACAGGAGCAGCAGCTTGCCGCCGACCACGAACAAACGATCACCGATTTCAGCACGGGAGCTCTGGCGAGTCTGCTTGTGCGCCAGCGGCAGGGCAACGGGCGCGCTCATCAGGCAAACACCTGCAGGCTGCGCGGCGGCAAGGCAACCATGATGTCCTGGGCGCCAAGGCGCGGCATGGCTTCAGGCGCCAATTCGGCGAGCAGTGCATGACCCGGCAGATGGTTGAGTTCGAAGCTCATCCGGCAGCGATTGCCGAGGAAAGTGATTTCGCGAACCTTGGCCGGGAACAGGTTTTCCTCGTGCACCGCCGGGTTGACGCTGATCGCTTCCGGGCGGCAGAACAAGCGCCCCGACGCGGCCTTGGCGCTGTTGTCGGCCAGGCGTACCGGCATGCCGCCGACCTGGGCGTGGCTGTCGCTGCTGCGCTGGAACGGCAACCAGTTGCCCTGGCCGACGAATTCGGCGACGAAGGGGGTGGCCGGACGGTTGTAGATTTCCTGCGGGGTGGCGTACTGCTCGACCTTGCCGTTGTTCATCACGGCAATCCGGTCGGCCATCAGCATCGCCTCGTCCTGATTGTGGGTGACCATCAGGGTGGTGATGCCGAGGTTGCGCTGCAATTGACGCAACTCGGTACACAGATGCTCGCGCACCCGGGCATCAAGGGCCGACATCGGCTCGTCGAGCAGCAATAACGAAGGGGCTGGCGCCAGGGCGCGGGCCAGAGCGACGCGCTGCTGCTGGCCGCCGGACAACTGGCCGGGGAATTTCTTCTCGCTGCCGGTCAGGCCCACCAACTCCAGCATCTGCGCGACACGCTTGCGCACTTCGTCGCGACCACTGCCGGCCAGGCCGTAGGCAATGTTGGCTTCGACGCTGAGATTGGGAAATAGCGCGTAGGACTGGAACAGAATGCCGTAGTCCCGCGCCTGGGGTGCCAGCAACGAAACGTCGCGCTCACCCAGGTAAAGCTCACCGCGGTCCTGACGCTCAAGGCCAGCGATACAGCGCAGCAAGGTGGTCTTGCCGCAGCCCGAAGGCCCGAGC
This region of Pseudomonas fluorescens genomic DNA includes:
- a CDS encoding putative 2-aminoethylphosphonate ABC transporter permease subunit — translated: MSAPVALPLAHKQTRQSSRAEIGDRLFVVGGKLLLLCLLGVAVLMPLLAIFWRGFSNDAGQGGGWVAARELLSSANFHWLLGNSLKVAFSVAAIVVPLAYLFAYALQRTLIPGKAVWRGLSLLPLMAPSMLPGIALVYLFGNQGLLRGLFSDNIYGFWGIVLGEVIYTFPHALMILLSALSLADARLFDAASSMGASPAKAFRSITWPATRQAVFAAFCLVFTLTITDFGVPVVVGGDYQVLALEAYKAVVGQQQFGRGALIGMVLLLPALFSFAVDAWLRRRHGDSMSGRAQVFQPTPSRLRDSCYLAVVLLICAVLLLVFGMAVYSSLVKFWPYNLSLSLKHYQFGDTAGGGWLAYGNSVKMALCTALIGSVVIFTGAYLMEKTKGQRGLNLALRMLSFVPMAVPGLVLGLGYVFFFNLNGNPLHVLYGTMTLLVVCTIAHYLTTAQMTATTALRQLDAEFEAAALSLKAPLYRHYWRVTLPICLPALLDIVRYLFVSAMTTVSAAIFLYSPDTILAAVAVLNMDDAGNVGGAAAMSTLILITSVGVSLLLACASRGLLRRSQAWRLTAPGH
- a CDS encoding putative 2-aminoethylphosphonate ABC transporter ATP-binding protein; this encodes MNRSVATALTHPGIPMRVRGIEKRFGAFTALDHVSLDVAAGELVCLLGPSGCGKTTLLRCIAGLERQDRGELYLGERDVSLLAPQARDYGILFQSYALFPNLSVEANIAYGLAGSGRDEVRKRVAQMLELVGLTGSEKKFPGQLSGGQQQRVALARALAPAPSLLLLDEPMSALDARVREHLCTELRQLQRNLGITTLMVTHNQDEAMLMADRIAVMNNGKVEQYATPQEIYNRPATPFVAEFVGQGNWLPFQRSSDSHAQVGGMPVRLADNSAKAASGRLFCRPEAISVNPAVHEENLFPAKVREITFLGNRCRMSFELNHLPGHALLAELAPEAMPRLGAQDIMVALPPRSLQVFA
- a CDS encoding putative 2-aminoethylphosphonate ABC transporter substrate-binding protein, coding for MFKPLALAAAVLTAFSFNAFAAKTELTVYTALEAEQLKTYKQAFEAANPDVEIKWVRDSTGIITAKLLAEKARPQADAVWGLAASSLAILDQQGMLQSYAPKDLGKIGANYRDAANPPAWVGMDVWAATICFNTVEAEKQGLSKPVSWQDLTKPEYKGKIVMPNPASSGTGFLDVSAWLQTFGEKQGWQYMDDLHQNIGQYVHSGSKPCKLAAAGEFPIGISFEYPAVQLKRQGAPLDIILPKEGLGWEIEATAVIKGTAHEEAAKKLADFSASPAAMELYKENFAVLAQPGIAKPQTELPADYEQRLIKNDFAWASKNRDEILSEWRKRYDGKSEKVAAK